A genome region from Patescibacteria group bacterium includes the following:
- the uppS gene encoding di-trans,poly-cis-decaprenylcistransferase codes for MKKQIFKIPTHLGIIIDGNRRWAKKRGLPSFEGHRRGLDRVNKIGEWCRKRGVKILTLYTFSTENWNRSKKEISYLMKLLGEALNRKNVKELHQKKIKLQVIGQKERLPRFLQQRIKKAEGLTQNNKEGILNLAISYGGRPEIVQAVKNIIEKKVLASKITEDLIDKNLWTADLPEPDLIIRTGGAQRLSNFLTWQSIYSELYFTKKHWPEFTEKDLDEALLDYSRRQRRFGR; via the coding sequence ATGAAAAAACAAATATTTAAAATACCTACTCATTTAGGAATCATTATTGACGGAAACCGGAGGTGGGCCAAAAAAAGAGGCCTACCTTCTTTTGAAGGTCACCGCAGAGGATTAGATAGGGTCAATAAGATAGGGGAGTGGTGCAGAAAGCGAGGGGTAAAAATTTTAACTCTTTATACTTTTTCTACTGAAAATTGGAATAGGTCTAAAAAAGAAATAAGTTATTTAATGAAACTTCTCGGCGAAGCTTTGAATAGAAAGAATGTAAAAGAGTTGCATCAAAAAAAGATAAAATTACAAGTAATTGGCCAGAAAGAAAGGTTGCCTCGATTCCTTCAACAGAGAATAAAAAAAGCAGAAGGATTAACTCAAAACAACAAAGAGGGGATTTTGAATTTAGCTATTTCTTATGGGGGGAGACCAGAAATTGTTCAAGCTGTTAAAAACATTATAGAAAAGAAAGTTCTTGCCAGTAAAATTACCGAAGATTTAATCGATAAAAACCTCTGGACAGCAGATTTGCCTGAGCCAGATTTAATTATTCGAACCGGTGGAGCACAACGACTATCTAATTTTTTAACCTGGCAATCTATTTATTCTGAACTTTATTTCACCAAAAAACACTGGCCCGAATTCACCGAGAAAGATTTAGACGAAGCCCTTTTAGAT
- a CDS encoding NAD(P)-binding protein, giving the protein MQVAIIGAGISGLYLAWKLSGKGHDVTVFEKKGKVGNEVCSGLFSKRILEFIPESHKLIQNRISHVILHFSKKTVKVEFSKNFFVISHFELDKLVADLAQKSGAKIILDHNVSSLPEGFDKIIGCDGANSFMRKSLNLPEPTYRLGILGFIRRPYSINYVETWPCKNGFIWKIPRGKEIEYGILAKPKEAKLIFDEFLKKKNIILERAKSKIVPQGLIMPSSLLITLCGDATGLTKPWSGGGVIWGLTGAEILLKTFPDFLKYKRAMRRFFIPKIIFSKTAVKLVYFLGYRTPWLLPKKARMESDFLL; this is encoded by the coding sequence ATGCAAGTAGCAATTATTGGAGCAGGGATTTCGGGTCTCTATTTAGCTTGGAAACTTTCTGGAAAAGGGCATGATGTTACTGTTTTTGAGAAAAAAGGAAAGGTTGGAAATGAAGTTTGTTCAGGCCTTTTTTCTAAAAGAATTTTAGAATTTATACCTGAGAGTCATAAGCTGATACAAAACAGAATAAGTCATGTTATTCTGCATTTTTCTAAAAAAACGGTAAAAGTAGAATTTTCTAAAAATTTTTTTGTAATAAGCCATTTTGAATTAGATAAATTAGTAGCTGATTTAGCTCAAAAATCAGGAGCTAAAATTATTTTAGATCATAATGTTTCTTCCTTGCCTGAAGGATTTGATAAAATAATTGGCTGCGATGGAGCTAATTCCTTTATGAGGAAAAGTTTGAATCTTCCGGAGCCTACATATCGATTAGGAATATTGGGGTTTATAAGAAGACCTTATTCTATAAATTATGTAGAAACCTGGCCTTGCAAAAATGGTTTTATTTGGAAAATTCCCAGAGGTAAAGAGATAGAATACGGAATTCTTGCCAAACCAAAAGAAGCTAAGCTAATTTTTGATGAATTTTTGAAGAAAAAAAATATTATTCTTGAAAGAGCGAAATCAAAAATAGTTCCTCAGGGTCTTATAATGCCATCAAGTCTTTTAATAACTCTTTGTGGAGACGCTACTGGTTTAACTAAACCTTGGTCAGGTGGGGGAGTGATTTGGGGGCTGACTGGAGCTGAAATTCTTTTAAAAACTTTTCCTGATTTTCTAAAATACAAAAGAGCAATGAGAAGATTCTTTATCCCCAAAATCATTTTTTCTAAAACAGCAGTTAAATTAGTTTATTTTTTGGGATACAGAACTCCTTGGCTTCTTCCAAAAAAAGCCAGAATGGAATCTGACTTTCTATTGTAA